The Deltaproteobacteria bacterium genome contains a region encoding:
- a CDS encoding Uma2 family endonuclease yields MLNTTTDVLQRHRFTVAEYHRMAETGMFAPEARVELIEGEIIDMPPIGSPHAGTVDYIADAASVACRGQAMVRVQNPVFLDQHSQPQPDIALLRPRSDHYRSSHPTPADVFLIVEVSDSSLAYDTQIKLPLYARHGIPEVWLADLSNQRFLVHRTPTATGYQDVQTLTDLSAVSPLLLPGVTIDLSDLF; encoded by the coding sequence ATGCTAAACACCACAACTGACGTTCTCCAACGTCATCGCTTTACGGTGGCCGAGTACCATCGCATGGCCGAGACTGGCATGTTCGCGCCGGAGGCCCGCGTGGAGTTAATCGAGGGGGAGATTATCGATATGCCACCAATTGGCAGTCCGCATGCAGGAACGGTCGATTACATCGCTGACGCGGCTAGCGTAGCTTGTCGCGGGCAGGCCATGGTGAGGGTACAAAACCCAGTGTTCCTTGACCAGCATTCCCAACCCCAGCCTGACATCGCGTTGCTACGCCCCCGCTCGGATCACTATCGCAGTTCCCATCCTACTCCTGCGGACGTATTTTTGATCGTCGAGGTATCTGATTCCTCGCTTGCCTACGACACACAAATCAAGCTGCCGCTCTACGCTCGTCACGGTATCCCGGAAGTATGGCTGGCGGATTTATCTAACCAGCGATTCCTGGTGCACCGCACGCCGACAGCGACAGGGTATCAGGATGTGCAAACACTGACAGATCTTTCTGCCGTGTCGCCACTGCTGTTGCCAGGAGTCACCATTGATCTGTCTGATTTGTTTTGA